From the genome of Streptomyces sp. NBC_01304:
AAGGGGCTTGAATCGCAAAAGGTAATGATTGACCCAAATTAGGTCGTTTGTGGTGCGCGGCCTCGAAGTCGGGTTCCCTTGAGCCTCTCTTGAGCTTACTCGACACTTACAAGGCAAGTGGGCCGGATCACCTTTGATTCAATTGGCGTTGCCGCAATATCTCTGCCATAGTCAATGCATCGACCCTCATTGACCCGAGTTCGGTCGACCTAGCAACCGCGGATCACACCCCCGAAGATCTGCGGTGCACCACACAGAAGCCCCCGTGGCGTCGCACTACGACGCAAGGGGGCTTCTGTGCATACGGGGCCGGGAGGCGGGAGCTTCAGCGGTCGGCGATCCGCATCTCGAACCACGTCGTCTTGCCGCGCGGCAGCAGATCCACGCCCCACCGGTCCGACAGCTTGTCCACCAGGAAGAGGCCGCGGCCGCTCGTGTCCATCTCCTGGACCGGCATCAGACAGGGCAGGCCGCGCGAGGGGTCGCGGACCTCGACCCGGATCCAGCCGCGCCGGCGCAGCATCCGCAGGCCGAAGACGCGGGCCCCGGTGTGCCGCACGGCGTTGCCCACGAGCTCCGAGACGAGCAGCACGGCGGCCTCGGCGATCTGCGGGGAGAGCGCCCACTGGCGCAGGACGACCACCTGGGTGAGGCGGCGCGCGGTGCCCGCGGACTCGGGGCGCGAGGGCAGGGGGACCTCCGCCTCCGTCGGGTTGCCGAACAACTCAAGGGCCTTGAGAGCCTGTTCGTCCTCGACGGCCGGCGTCCACCGCACCACGGTCGCACTGCCGTGCCGCTGTGGTTGTTGACTTTCCTCCAGCCCCGCCATGTCACCCATCATGGCCGCGTTTCGCGCCTCGCGGGGGCCTTACGGCGGAATACGCCCCCCGGAACCACCGGTTCCGGAGGGCCTGATCGGCATATGCCTAAGGCACTTAAGGGTCCCTTGCACCTCAACTGACCTGCGATAACCGCCCGTTCATGGATGATCACTCACGGTTGAGGGCAAGACAGGCTTAAGGCTGCCTTAAGCCGCAGATAATCCGCCACTTGGGGAGTACACGGTCAACTGACGCTGATTCAGTGCGGTAAGTCGGCCGGATCAGGCGACCAACTCGGCCCGCATCAGACGAACTTGGCCTTGCCCGGCCCCTCCTCCACGAAGCTTCGCATGCCCCGCTCGCGGTCCTCGGTCGCGAACAGCCCCGCGAACCAGGTGCGTTCGATCGCGAGGCCCGTGTCGATGTCGGTCTCCAGACCGGCGTCGATGGACTCCTTCGCGGCGCGCAGCGCGAGCGCCGGTCCCTGCGCGAGCTTCGCCGCCCAGGCGTGCGCCTGCTCGTACACCTCGGCGGCCGGCACGACCCGGTCCACCAGGCCGAGAGTGAGGGCCTCGTCGGCCTTGACCATGCGTCCGGTGAAGATCAGGTCCTTGGCCCGGGACGGTCCGATGAGCCGGGCCAGGCGCTGGGTGCCGCCCGCGCCCGGGATCAGGCCGAGCAGTATTTCGGGCTGGCCGAGCTTGGCGTTGTCGGCGGCGATGCGGTAGTCCGCGCAGAGCGCCAACTCGCAGCCCCCGCCGAGCGCGTACCCGGTGACGGCCGCGACGACGGGCTTGGGGATCTTCGCCACGGCGGTGAAGGCGGCCTGCAGGCCGCCGGAGCGCTTGACCATGGCCGCGTGGTCCATGGCCTGCATTTCCTTGATGTCCGCGCCGGCGGCGAACACCTTCTCGCCGCCGTAGAGGATCACGGCGCGTACGTCGTCCCGGCGGGTCGCCTCCTCGGCGAGCTCTTTCATCCGGTCCTGGATCGCGACGTCCAGGGCGTTCATCGGCGGACGGTCGAGGCGGATGGTGCCGACGCCTTCGGAGACTTCGAGATTCACGGTCATGGGGGCAGGTTAATGGCCGTTCACGCAGCGGGGCCCATGCCGTTGCTCACAGCATGAGGCCCCGCGTACGTACGTCTGAAGTGTGTCCCGAAGTGCGCTACTTCGAGGCTACTTCTCCCACTTGTCCCAGGCGAGGTTCCAGGCGTTGAGCCCGTTCCACCACTGGATCGTCTTGTCCTCGGAGTTCTTCACGACCACCACGTCGCCGATCATCGACTGCTTGAAGAACCAGGCGGCCGGGGTCTTGCCGTCGTAGCCGCCGCGCACGTCGCGCAGGCCGACGCAGCCGTGGCTGGCGTTCTGGTTGCCGAAGACTCCGGCGCCCGCCCAGTAGTTGCCGTGGATGAACGTGCCCGACGTGGACAGGCGCATCGCGTGCGGCACGTCCTTGATGTCGTACTCGCCGCCGAAGCCGACCGTCTCGCCGTTCATCCGGGTCACGGTGTGCTTCTCGGTGATGACCATCTGGCCGTTGTACGTCGTGGTGCCGGGGGCGCCCGAGGTGATCGGGATGGTCTTGATGGTCTTGCCGTCCCGCACGACCGTCATCTTCTTGGACTTGGCGTCGACGGTGGAGACCTGGCTGCGGCCAACGGTGAAGGTGACGGTCTTGCTCTGCTCGCCGTAGACGTCCGGGCGGCCCTCGACGCCGTCGAGGTTGAGCTTCACGGTGACCTTGGTGCCGGCCTTCCAGTACTCCTCGGGCCTGAAGTCCAGGCGGTCGTTGCCGTACCACTTGTGGCGGACCTCGACCTTGGGCTCCGTGGTGATCTGGATGGCCTTGGCCACGTCCTCGGGGTTGGTGATCCC
Proteins encoded in this window:
- a CDS encoding enoyl-CoA hydratase/isomerase family protein gives rise to the protein MTVNLEVSEGVGTIRLDRPPMNALDVAIQDRMKELAEEATRRDDVRAVILYGGEKVFAAGADIKEMQAMDHAAMVKRSGGLQAAFTAVAKIPKPVVAAVTGYALGGGCELALCADYRIAADNAKLGQPEILLGLIPGAGGTQRLARLIGPSRAKDLIFTGRMVKADEALTLGLVDRVVPAAEVYEQAHAWAAKLAQGPALALRAAKESIDAGLETDIDTGLAIERTWFAGLFATEDRERGMRSFVEEGPGKAKFV
- a CDS encoding ATP-binding protein, whose translation is MAGLEESQQPQRHGSATVVRWTPAVEDEQALKALELFGNPTEAEVPLPSRPESAGTARRLTQVVVLRQWALSPQIAEAAVLLVSELVGNAVRHTGARVFGLRMLRRRGWIRVEVRDPSRGLPCLMPVQEMDTSGRGLFLVDKLSDRWGVDLLPRGKTTWFEMRIADR
- a CDS encoding L,D-transpeptidase, which gives rise to MNGRPISGASVGARRRVSRGRGPLALVLGTMLLAVTACGGGGDGDDKGKGGGAGKAGGNEPSVAVVTIAPKDGAKSVATSGALKVSADKGKLTEVSVEDTKGNDVAGKITDGGAGWTPEHHLAASTKYKVHAVAKDSEGRESAKDSSFTTLTPQNTFVGHFTPEDGSKVGVGMPFSVNFTRGITNPEDVAKAIQITTEPKVEVRHKWYGNDRLDFRPEEYWKAGTKVTVKLNLDGVEGRPDVYGEQSKTVTFTVGRSQVSTVDAKSKKMTVVRDGKTIKTIPITSGAPGTTTYNGQMVITEKHTVTRMNGETVGFGGEYDIKDVPHAMRLSTSGTFIHGNYWAGAGVFGNQNASHGCVGLRDVRGGYDGKTPAAWFFKQSMIGDVVVVKNSEDKTIQWWNGLNAWNLAWDKWEK